CGTCGATCGCCCCCGGCCCGGTCGACACCAGCGCCAACGAAGCCCACGGCAGCTCCTCCGGGGCCGCCAGCACCGCCTCCCGGACCACCTGGCCCCCGAACGAGTGCCCCAGCAGGTGCACCGGCCCCCGCACCCCCAGACCGGCCGTCACCGCCCGCACGTCCGCCCCCAGGGCCTGAACCGCGTACGCCGCCGGGTCGTCCGGGCCGCCGGACTCGTACTGGCCGCGCTGGTCCACCGCGACCGTCCGGAACCCCGCCTCCGCGAGCGGCTCCAGCAGCGCGATGAAGTCCTCCTTGCTGCCGGTGAACCCCGGCACCAGCACCGCCGTTCCCCGCACCGCCCCCGCCGGCTCGCCCCACAGCGCGGCCAACCCCGCCACCCGGACCGCCCGCACGCACGACGGCAACTTCAAGAACGGCGGCGTACTCATCCGCTGCGGCCCCTCATCTCCGGCTCACCCGACACCGGGCTCAGCCTACGGCGGCGGGACGGCGACGGGCGCGAGGGAAACCCACAGGGCGCGGGAACGCCGCAGGGGAGGGGCGACCTGTGCGGCCGGCCCTCCCCTGCGGGGTGGTGCGGTTGCTTCCCGACTACTTCTCGACGGCCTTACGGGTCCGGCGCGGGGCCGGGATCTCCTCGGCGGTGGTGGCCGTGGCCTTCTTGACGGCCCGCTTCCGGGGAGCCGGAGCCTCTTCGGCGGCGGGGACCGCCTCGACGGCGGCGACGGCCTTCTTCACGGTCCGCTTGCGCGGCGCCGGGGCGGCGGCCTCCTCGGCCGTGGCGGCCGTGGCCTTCTTGACGGCCCGCTTGCGCAGCGCCGGTGCCTCCTCGGCGGCGGGGGCCGCCTCGACGGCGGCAGCCGCCTTCTTGGTGGTGCGCTTGCGCGGCGCCGGGGCGTCCGTCTCCTCGGTGACGGCGGCGACGGCCTTCTTGGCGGCCCGCTTCCGGGGAGCCGGGGCTTCCTCGG
This is a stretch of genomic DNA from Kitasatospora fiedleri. It encodes these proteins:
- a CDS encoding alpha/beta fold hydrolase; this translates as MSTPPFLKLPSCVRAVRVAGLAALWGEPAGAVRGTAVLVPGFTGSKEDFIALLEPLAEAGFRTVAVDQRGQYESGGPDDPAAYAVQALGADVRAVTAGLGVRGPVHLLGHSFGGQVVREAVLAAPEELPWASLALVSTGPGAIDAAEAARTGLLLTALDSMDLESIWQVMRQLEGERVPPLDPEIADFLHRRWLANRPQALRAAAAHLVAAPDRVDELAAAALPKLVLSGERDYAWPVEEQSRMARRLGAVRRTVAGAGHSPNAERPAETAAALAAFWSA